gccaAGATGTCAATTAGTCAATCCGCATTCTTGGTTACCctgttctggaaagttctaccCCTCTCTCACCAGAGGACGTGCTTCGCAAGCGAAtgagtatcaaaactaaaatcgtccactaaagaaacgaattgactcattttatttattcaatatttgtcaaatcttaacgtCTATGTATTTACTAAATAGGctcacagtaaatatattcactctttacgtaatcatttaatattattccattgtaagtatatattttgatcgagaTTATTCCTGAATTGGATCCGCCAATGCGTGTCCACCACCTCACTCTagttttgctatttcgggctagtttatcgaaaatgaaagtaggtttttgttaaaattcagttataccttacggacatcatcacacatgtgttaaaatttcaaatgtgtaagcaagtactcttgacaattaaaaattgttaattattaaAAGACAATACCTTAATTTATAAGTCTAGATAGTTATTGTACACACAATGACACCGccaatgtatttttaatgacaGGATTTTGTAGCAGACAATATTGTGATAACAACGCGGTATGTTTCACACGCAACGGAGACCACAATTGTTTATGCCGTCTTGGATTCGTAGGAACAACGTGTTCTAAGGGTAAGTTATAAAGTTTAAAGTAGTTATCCATACAGCGAAACTAAACATTGTTGTTCATTCCTTTAcaacattcattttattaattaatttatttatttaataagctGTGCACATTAGAATGAATTGAGAAGAGTTTCTAATTTACTTAACATGACGTTTAGGTGCCATTACCTTTATAGTCCTCACAATTTCtaataatgataatgatttacattcaatacattatttgattttctgaaCTGATATTAGAGTAAGTATAAAcgttaaagaatatttttaatatgtctttcaattccaattttttaaagttattttttagtATTTGTTAATACGTTTTATatgctttgttttattttattcagtaGTTATTTTTCATATAGCAAATGTTATTGTTGTGCTTGGGAAAttgtttcctttttaaaaaatttcaaaacagcTTTAAAAATATGGAAAATACAATAAATGTCATATATGTATTTTCTGCAAAACGTTTTTGTGTATTGAGTTTAATATGAAAGGTGAACCACACATTGGTTGAAACTATTCTATACCTTGTAAGTTGGGTGTTATCAAACAGACTTTAATCACACACATCTTGGTTTTATCCAAAATCTGTTTATTGTAAATTTCTtcagtttttatatttaatcatatgcggggtttttttttcaacatatcaACATCTTGTCCATATGCATTTTTGAAAAACTCGCACAATAATTTAATCAACGTTTGAGTCCGAAAACATTGATATCAAACGATGGTATTAAGTTTTTAAGAAATCGGGTCTTTCAAATTCTAATGTTGCgtaaaaactcaaaattaatttcatcaCATGTTGACCCCAAagtaaaagtattttgttaagctgaaaataattctttcaggcacatagcatcaggggGCCAGGGGGTCTGCTCCCTCCCTCCTCCCTTTTTTGTCATAGAAATTCATCACTCGTCACTCTTGAgtctttgtaaaattttgaagtGTAAATAAGGAAACGAAccgtgaaattgaagttataggtAAATTacgcaacccccccccccccccaaccccaaccccccccccccccgattatgattttcatgattttgggacgTAGCCGTTTTAGATCACCTTATTCGAGCGCACaactgagcttttctgatcaaaatttgtccgttttCTGTCGTCTTTGGCGTtgttgaaaacttttaacatttttatcttcttctCTGGAATCACTGGGCTAATTACAaacaaacttggcacaaagttAGTTAGGTAAAGGGCAATAAAATtcgttcaaatgaagggccacaattaatcaaaaggggaaaaaaattaaaattattgaaaatgtgttggtatttttaaaaaatcttcttcttagaaaccaattgcccagaaaagctgaaacttgtggtGAAGCATCTTCGGGTAaggtagattcaaatttgttcaaatcatgatcccaatGGATAGGGTGGACCGGACCATCTGGGGTCAAATGTTTACATTGTAATATAAAGAATAAAGcgttaaaaatcttcaaaaaaacacatcagccaggaaagctgaacctATGTGAAAGCTTCCACAGGTAgggttgattcaagtttgttgaaaCTATGATCTCTGAGGGTAGGGTGGAATCGCAATGAGGGTTAaatgtttacataggaatatatagagatcttttttctcagaaaccaatcagccaggaaagctgaaacttgtgtggatacATTTTCAGGCTgggttgattcaagtttgttcaaacctcCGGGTGTAGgctggggctacaatgggggtgaggtcaaatttttacataggaatatatagagaaaagtcttttaaaatcttatttcaaaaaccgattggccagaaaagcggaatcttgtatggaagcatccttaggtaaggttgatttaatttttgttcagACTATTatcctcaggggtagggtggggccaccattTTACATAGgcatatatagataaaaatcttctcagaaaccgaTTGGCCACAAAGGCtgaaacttgagtggaagcTTCCTGAGGTAAGATGagtgttcaaatcatgatccatgGGGTTAGGCTGGGGTTACAACGGGGGAGGGGGACGGggggaaaatattttacataggtatatgtagataaaaatctttaaaaaaaatttcctcgAAGAGCCATTTAACAAAAAGGTTGTAACTTTAGTGAAGGCAAcctcaggtggtgtagatttaaattctttaaaatcaaaattttgagtaGAGTTGGCCCACATTGGGGATCCAATTTTACCAgcaaaaacattttgattattcacaaaaactgaaatgttataatatatggtttaatttatttgcaagcattttgacatattgctgatttttaaaaaaaaatcagactttGGTCCTTGGACGATTTATCGACCTCACAAAGGGTTcatagtttgatgtaggtttttATCCCACATATTCATAATtgtttcaaatcattttaaaaactgcaatgctcaacatgtacAATACTGCAtagtccagatattttgtataaagaCTCCATTAAACTGACTTTATCATGCTTATGGTTCCtcaagtgagcgatgtggcccatgggtctTTTGATTTTTGCTTTTTGATAAGCTTTTTAATAAAAGCGCCCCCACCCTTAAAAAACGATGACACGTGCCTGTTTTTAGATGTAATACGGTATTTAAACAAACGAATCAATTACAAATTGTTACCTTTCCGAATGAAAAGTGTGTCTGTTTTGCGCTAACCTTACAACTGTTAAATAATCCCAGCTCTTTTAGAATATTAACTTTGTCTATGCCTTTTTTGACCATGTGcaacattattaattttataaccatatcataaataattgttaaatgtaaCATCCGATAACCATTGAGAAAATATAGTGtcaatataattatagaaaaaaagtaAGAACATATTTATACCGGCACTTTCTAAAGAAGGTTCGGGTAAATTGTtgtataatttcatttaatgtatcaaataattaataCCAACTATTGATGATTAcagaaatcaatcaaaatttaacaGACTCTACTGAAAATGGGGtaagaaaatgtattaataTCTGTTCCTCTATTCATTTTTGCGTTTTAATATGAAACATTTAATCATTATCACCTTGTTTTTAGGGACATTTCAAACCAATGAGTCTCATTACAAACCTAACCTGCTTCATCAGTTCGCCCTGTTTTGTACCAATCAGTATTGCAAGAAATGTGCATTCCATGTAGGTATTATTTAGTATTTTATTGtgattacaataaaaaaaaaataattttgatcggCATTTGTAATCAATACAATGTCTTCTCATAGACCAGTGGTAGACATCGGCTTCTCGGATAAAACTTTAGAGGTCCAGTCACTGGATTTAGAATCGGAATCACCTGCCAGAGGAATTGTCCGTGGAACCCTGACGGTTATTGGTCACGAGCTTGGGTCCAAACTTATATGTCTAGATTCTGTAGCTAATCCAAAGTAATTGTTATTCTTCATCTTATATGACAttgttttcttcaattttaaaacaaagctaATATTCATTTCCTTTCATTGCTAGAACAGCTAAGATAGAAGATGAGATATGTTTCCGAATTAGTGTTATACAaggtattttttcaaattgtattcaAGCTATAGTATATGCAACATATAGATATTTCTTTATAGTAAGGCTTAactcaaattaataatttttcagGACATATTCTGGAACCAATAGAGGTAATGATATTGGttgggtgttttttttcaatattaagtGCAAAATACTCTCTTAACCTTAATTTTCAAATCCCTTTAACGcatttgggggtttttttttactccgACCgtgttatctttaaaatttaaatcacaGGGTACGGACATTGTTTCTATAGTAAAGAAAACACAAAGTCAATTTGTAAATGATGGATTAGGATACcaaattatttaacaaattaaaatatagcaAGGACAAGGTATACAGATATTTAATAACACAGTACAAAAgggaaaacaaaagatttataaattgtcttaaatattttatagacGAAGCCATATTTTATCAAACCTACACTGCCAGATTCAACGGTTTTACAATGCgttgtaaataaacaatgttACTTGAGTTTATGGGCGAAAAACAAAGTGGGAGTGGAGAAGTGGTAAGctataattatatgtaaagtAATCGTAGTTTATCTATTGTAAGACATGACCAATTTAAGATGTATTCTGGATTATCGATAGTCCACAACTAGAAGTCGACAAAACTATCGAAGATGGAGTGTATATCTTTCCACTTCAAGATACAACACATCAGCCCTGCGTTTATGATAGCGTTTTATTCATTGACCACGTCACCGATCTCGAAATTTGTTTCTCTCTTCCGTTTGAAGCATCGTAAGTACACATGTGAGTCTCTAAAATTCAAACAAGACTATTTTTGtaagtttgatttaaaataatttgtttaacagaaaaaagaatgcattttttttttgcaattcgtTTTCATCTACAGTTTTACTTTACTTTTAGTTCTGAAAGAGATAAAAGGTGTTATACCGTACTTGTCCGCCAAAAGTTCACAGGTGTGTAAAACACAAGGAACAACGTCTTTATTTAATATTACATTTGTTAAAGTTGTACTGAAACCAAAAAGAAAGCTAGATGATGATGGCCTTTTTATAACTttatacatctatttaaaaagAAGGGATTTTTAGAAAGATATGTAATTTGTTGGCCTACCAGCCTCCACAGTAATGGTCTTAAGTTATCATGATAATAATACTTTTCATCGaggaaaaaacttttaaaaagtattgcACACACTATATATATGgggtaaaaaaaccaaaatgataGCAAGGAATTGAAATTGTTTCCCACTTGTCTATCTCAAGATACCTCAGTTTCAATACCTCCCTTTCTACTCTATGGACACAGCCCTGTGAAAACACTCATAAAATTATCTTCATTGTTGTAGATAAAATCTGCATCATCAAAGGCAATTGGATATTTTATATTCGATTTTTGTATATCTTACAGCTAAAGGCTATTGTGCTGGAATGTCCTGTTACAATGATGGATTCTGTGACGGAAGTTCGCCATCTTCCCAATGTCTTTGTCGATCTGGATTCTCTAACTATAACTGTTCTCATGGTTTGtttttatcatcattttgaTCGTTTTAATCTTATTATTactattatcattttattgtgaATGTGTACTCAAAAAGGAAGACATGTAGTCATTGATATTAATTAACAGCATGGCAATCTTTGATTTAATGGTAGATATTCTGTTCAAGGTAGATGCTGTTTCCATAAAACAAtatcctttaatttttaaaagaaaatgtttgtttaattgacagatagttttttagatgaccatttattttatgtttttattaaatttttgattgaatttttaGCCATTATAAGTTTCCTTGATGCAAACGTTCCCGAAACACATTTTTGAAAACTCGTAGATTTCGAGAAAGAATGTTACTAAGATTATTTGGTCAACAAAGGAAAtaaatttgttgaaatattaCCAGCTAAATGGATATCATTTGGCAATTGCTTTACTTAATTATGAATCGCCGTTTAGTCAAAATACGTAAATACCACAGAGAGAACTTCGGGTCAAATTTCCCAGGATACTACAATAACTTTATGCCAATGCCAAGCACTGTCCAAAGAACATCTTTACAGCAAATGACAGTAAACTTATATGATATTTAACAAAGGTTAGAAAGAGAATGATACTTTTCTAATTTTCAGCATAAAGATTTTCAAAACTAACGTTAATATTGACAATTATTGCATCTGCTAGGCTAGAACCCGGGTCCATTTGCATGAAAATCGAGTAATCCACCGATCGAGCTAAAAGGTTACCCCCTCCCCTAACCAGCCACAGCTGGTTTAAATACTACAGTttgtattttcaaatgtttgagaaataaatattcataccTTTTCTCAGGGCCGCAAAATTCCATTTTTAGGAACAAGAAACtctttatataaaattgtatattgTAATCTCACTTTAatagtattttttcattatcaaataacTACGTCAATGGTCTACTTTTCATGCTGACCTTTAAATGCCTTAAAATTGGTCCACTCTAATTAAGGTTTCCTTTACTACTAGCAAAAAGATTTAGATGGTGGAAAACAGTGAAATATGGATATCTATACTCAAACATATTTGAACATGATTTATTCTGAATTTCCTCCATCGATTTTCCAAATTCTAGCATTTTTTGATCGAGTATTACTAAAAAAGGACTTATAGGAGTTCAAAAACGTTGATTGTCAAAAAGAACTTATTCTGTTTGTATTTCGTTGGTATTGAAATAATGCAAGCTCAATTTTTGAGATAtgctattttgaaataattttatttatttttggattTCCTATTGCGTATCGGGCAGTAACCTGAAATCATTTATGAGATAAAACAGCGATGAAATATGACGCAATAAAACACATAgagacattgaaaaaaaaaattaaaaaatcttgtccgaattttctctgtttttattaggtcacctgagtaaactcaggtgacctattgctatctgttttcgtccgtcgttgtgcgtcgtgcgttaacatttttacatgtttaacCTATTAAAAACTACATAGCCAATTGTtaggtgtgaagcatctctatggtaagaagatcTAAACTGGGAAATTCATGGCTCTGCCACCGCCATGGCGCAAATTGTGAGgccaaatgtttaaaaaagtgaaattttcaataatcttcttctctattcccacacatgtgaggaaaaaaccgaatgtatggttatgatgtccatgaagccctctactaaaaattatgaaatccaTGGCTCCTGGAGCTCAGggtctagggtggggccaatatagcCTTATTGTGTATAAATGAATCAAatctaaaatcttcttctttactccaatatatttgtgaaaaactaaatgcacggttatggttatgatgtccatgaaactCTCTACTGAAATTGTGAAATGCATTGCCCCTTAATTACGGGTTTAAACCTTGTTGGAAATATGGCCATATATTGTTAATGCaaattatgtaaaacaaaaaaaaaacaaaacaaaaaacaaatctttTCTCTCACATCTGTTAGAAAAACTGACCTCATAAATTTTGTATCCCCTGGATACGGGGTTTAACTTTAGAACTGGATCTATAAtgtaaatgcatataatgtttaaaagttgTCTTCTGTACTCTCACAGACTTGTGAGGAAAACCGAACTCATAATTATGTAGACAAGGaagccttctaccaaaattataaatttcatgtcccgCGGGGTAGGGTTTCTGAATCCAAATCAAACTAGTCATAAAGTGTTaatgtatttaatgtttaaaaaatcgtcTTCCTGACTTCTGCTTATACTAAATAAAAACTGATTGTATAAAAAGATAGGAAATGAAGCCATCTAtcgaaattttaaattcatgtcTATCAGTCTAGGGATTTGAATCTAGGACGGGGCCAAAACACTGATATTGTGTATCGAGTAGGGGTTCTTAATGCATGGTGTGGTCAAAATTGTCATAAAgtgttaatgtttataatgttttaaaacatcTACTGACACAGAATAGaaactgactgcatatttagaagaaaaaaattagacTGTCATCTTTGATAATATTTCATGTTATCACCTACATGTAAGGCAATGGTTATGGGGGGACATATTTGtcctattatttttattcagctCAGAATTTTCATTAATAGAAATGAATTAATTCACATAATAAAAGAACAAGAATGAAGCTGTAAATCAAAGTTGAGATATTGTGAAAGCATTTTTAAAGAGTTGAGACAGTCAATGGAGTCATCTCCCCTTTCGTCTTCATTATGGAGTTAATTCCCTTTGcttgttcatatttagtaaTTTATACCATTTAGTATAACGTAATATAAGAAGTTGTATGATCAGGAGAGTTATACaagcatttttatcatttaaaacaaaaacagttcttgaactttgtaaataaataaattgacttGAATGGTAAAGTAATAATTGACTAACCCAAATCATTGATACGCAGttcatgtaaaattattttggtaTATATACCAGATGGTGATATTTTACAGTAAGAGGTTTATTATTCAGTTTAAGGCTAGACCAGGAGATGTTAGAAATTATTTAAGCCtatttgttttctgtttaaatGTCCAAAAGAGAGTTTCTGTCTGCCTTTGGGGGTGGAGAATGAGAGGTTggattaaataaaacatatatactaGGAACCTTGTCttagtttatctatgaaaacatattaacacaaaacatatcatgaaagttaacaaatatgggaAAGCTATTTTTCTATCAGTGTATTGCATCTTTTAAATATCAGGTTATGCACTCttttattaaaagttttacgCTAAAAT
This DNA window, taken from Magallana gigas unplaced genomic scaffold, xbMagGiga1.1 SCAFFOLD_32, whole genome shotgun sequence, encodes the following:
- the LOC136272568 gene encoding protein eyes shut homolog, with translation MNTVCFMICSKGESRCFQINTNDLVDRCASKPCLNDSYCHTKSSGNFQCHCRDGFWGTRCENGFCSRQYCDNNAVCFTRNGDHNCLCRLGFVGTTCSKEINQNLTDSTENGGHFKPMSLITNLTCFISSPCFVPISIARNVHSIPVVDIGFSDKTLEVQSLDLESESPARGIVRGTLTVIGHELGSKLICLDSVANPKTAKIEDEICFRISVIQGHILEPIETKPYFIKPTLPDSTVLQCVVNKQCYLSLWAKNKVGVEKCPQLEVDKTIEDGVYIFPLQDTTHQPCVYDSVLFIDHVTDLEICFSLPFEASSERDKRCYTVLVRQKFTAKGYCAGMSCYNDGFCDGSSPSSQCLCRSGFSNYNCSHDVGVAQGNNSYSNLQPRFGDLALPKLIRCPLSENCVIPFSVTQTNNFTSVNVRWNGTNINFVNVSLSQIPGSRDLSGSAVVVHNATGNDEFCLALVIGDNVYDRVCCLILTDSAAVHQQLDNGQGLFISPSPTNNSEFSCTPGQPCHVTFKTRKGDDHN